A region of Maridesulfovibrio bastinii DSM 16055 DNA encodes the following proteins:
- the mutL gene encoding DNA mismatch repair endonuclease MutL: protein MTARNKINVLPAALRNQIAAGEVVERPSSVVKELVENAVDAGSKRIDVNIERGGQGLISVRDDGSGIPKDELTLAVTRHATSKISSVSDLNSISSFGFRGEALPSIASVSRFIISSKFAAESEAWSLHVEGSEIIDEGPAVLSAGTSVEVRDLFYNIPARLKFLKTEATEARRCNQILFRISLANPGIGFSLVSNGRELFRLPPDQSLTDRLSGFWSAKQCESLLEVGYDSAGIKVSGLAGIPSVTQSRSDRILMYVNGRPVQDKLMISAVRAAYKGRLISREYPIAVIFLTVPPELVDVNVHPAKMEVRFRDEKDVFSAIRGSIVQALSRYEMGVFDPQGESEKNIPGIGLESKTDLNLERKPVENRKDEQQELPITPGDKFSTYREFRDTDFSKSADSFTGGSRNSAIAPPEEKDFSLHQNVSTYGNGNLPGYGNGASNDCEEDVVNKTEDPRGVSATTSQAESVERVDRVPGTGMDYLGQVADTYLVLRLANGALGLLDQHAAHERVLYANMLHQRTSGNYRPLAMPLEIVLHPSEAERLQEMWEELLSAGFRLETSGSTVSMKGVPPTLEPGEAKEYLRSALGGEARTLKDLWIMLSCKSAIKAGQPLARDEALALLETWVSCPEKEYCPHGRPVFISFSALDMEKMFKRK from the coding sequence GTGACTGCAAGAAATAAAATAAATGTGCTTCCTGCTGCACTGCGTAATCAGATAGCAGCCGGAGAAGTTGTTGAAAGGCCTTCCAGCGTTGTCAAAGAGCTTGTTGAGAACGCTGTTGATGCCGGAAGCAAGCGTATTGATGTAAATATAGAGCGCGGAGGTCAGGGGCTGATAAGTGTCCGTGATGATGGCTCCGGTATACCTAAAGATGAATTGACTCTGGCTGTTACCAGACATGCAACAAGCAAGATAAGCAGTGTTTCTGATTTAAATTCAATATCGAGTTTCGGATTTCGTGGGGAAGCTCTGCCAAGCATTGCCTCAGTTTCAAGGTTTATAATTTCATCAAAGTTTGCAGCTGAAAGCGAGGCTTGGTCGCTTCATGTTGAAGGCTCCGAAATTATTGATGAAGGCCCAGCGGTGCTGTCGGCAGGAACTTCTGTTGAAGTCCGGGATCTGTTCTATAATATCCCTGCCAGACTTAAATTTTTGAAAACTGAAGCAACTGAGGCCCGTCGCTGCAATCAGATACTTTTTAGAATAAGTCTTGCTAATCCGGGAATCGGTTTCAGTCTGGTTTCAAACGGACGTGAGCTGTTTCGTCTGCCCCCTGACCAGTCGCTTACAGACCGACTTTCCGGCTTCTGGTCAGCCAAACAGTGCGAGAGTCTGCTTGAAGTAGGTTATGACTCTGCGGGAATTAAAGTTTCAGGACTGGCCGGGATTCCTTCCGTAACTCAGTCCCGTTCTGATCGTATCTTAATGTATGTGAACGGAAGGCCTGTTCAGGATAAACTTATGATAAGCGCGGTCAGGGCAGCGTATAAAGGGAGACTTATATCCCGTGAATATCCTATCGCCGTTATTTTTCTGACAGTTCCACCTGAACTCGTAGATGTAAACGTACACCCTGCAAAAATGGAAGTGCGCTTCAGGGATGAAAAAGATGTTTTCAGTGCCATACGCGGTTCAATTGTTCAGGCTCTCAGTCGATACGAAATGGGTGTTTTTGACCCTCAGGGTGAGTCCGAAAAAAATATTCCGGGTATCGGTTTAGAGAGCAAAACTGATTTGAATTTAGAAAGGAAGCCCGTAGAAAACAGAAAAGACGAACAGCAGGAACTGCCAATAACTCCGGGAGATAAATTTTCTACATACAGAGAGTTCAGGGATACTGATTTCAGTAAAAGTGCGGACAGTTTCACCGGTGGTAGTCGTAATTCCGCTATAGCTCCGCCTGAGGAAAAAGATTTTTCCCTGCATCAGAATGTTTCCACTTATGGGAATGGTAATCTCCCTGGCTACGGAAATGGCGCAAGCAATGATTGTGAAGAGGATGTAGTTAATAAGACGGAAGACCCCCGGGGGGTATCAGCTACAACCAGTCAGGCTGAATCCGTTGAACGGGTGGACAGAGTCCCCGGAACAGGCATGGATTATCTGGGACAGGTTGCGGATACCTATCTTGTCCTCAGGCTTGCCAACGGAGCGTTGGGCCTTCTTGATCAGCATGCCGCACACGAAAGGGTTTTGTATGCCAATATGCTTCACCAGAGAACTTCCGGCAATTACCGGCCTCTAGCAATGCCGCTTGAAATAGTTCTTCATCCCTCGGAAGCAGAACGATTGCAGGAAATGTGGGAAGAATTGCTTTCAGCCGGTTTCAGGCTGGAAACCTCCGGCAGTACCGTCTCGATGAAAGGAGTTCCGCCGACACTTGAACCCGGTGAAGCCAAAGAATATCTGCGCTCTGCTCTTGGTGGTGAAGCCAGAACACTTAAAGATCTATGGATAATGCTCTCCTGCAAGTCGGCAATCAAGGCCGGGCAACCTCTAGCCCGGGATGAAGCTCTGGCACTGCTGGAAACGTGGGTTAGCTGCCCGGAAAAAGAATACTGCCCTCACGGGAGACCGGTA